In Canis aureus isolate CA01 chromosome 6, VMU_Caureus_v.1.0, whole genome shotgun sequence, one genomic interval encodes:
- the PTGS2 gene encoding prostaglandin G/H synthase 2, translating into MLARALVLCAALAVVRAANPCCSHPCQNQGICMSTGFDQYKCDCTRTGFYGENCSTPEFLTRIKLYLKPTPNTVHYILTHFKGVWNIVNNIPFLRNTIMKYVLTSRSHLIESPPTYNVNYGYKSWEAFSNLSYYTRALPPVPDDCPTPMGVKGKKELPDSKEIVEKFLLRRKFIPDPQGTNMMFAFFAQHFTHQFFKTDHKRGPAFTKGLGHGVDLNHVYGETLDRQHKLRLFKDGKMKYQVIDGEVYPPTVKDTQVEMIYPPHVPEHLQFAVGQEVFGLVPGLMMYATIWLREHNRVCDVLKQEHPEWDDERLFQTSRLILIGETIKIVIEDYVQHLSGYHFKLKFDPELLFNQQFQYQNRIAAEFNTLYHWHPLLPDTLQIDDQEYNFQQFIYNNSILLEHGLTQFVESFSRQIAGRVAGGRNVPAAVQQVAKASIDQSRQMKYQSLNEYRKRFRLKPYTSFEELTGEKEMAAGLEALYGDIDAMELYPALLVEKPRPDAIFGETMVEMGAPFSLKGLMGNPICSPDYWKPSTFGGEVGFKIINTASIQSLICNNVKGCPFTAFSVQDGQLTKTVTINASSSHSGLDDINPTVLLKERSTEL; encoded by the exons atGCTGGCCCGCGCCCTGGTGCTCTGCGCCGCCCTGGCGGTCGTCCGCGCAG CAAATCCTTGCTGTTCCCACCCATGTCAAAACCAAGGTATTTGTATGAGCACAGGATTTGACCAGTATAAGTGTGACTGTACCCGAACAGGATTCTACGGCGAAAACTGCTCAACAC CGGAATTTCTGACAAGAATAAAATTATACCTGAAACCCACTCCAAATACAGTACACTACATACTTACCCACTTCAAGGGAGTCTGGAACATTGTCAATAACATCCCCTTCCTGCGAAATACAATTATGAAATATGTGTTGACAT ccCGGTCACATTTGATTGAGAGTCCACCAACTTATAATGTGAACTACGGCTATAAAAGCTGGGAAGCCTTTTCTAACCTCTCCTATTATACCAGAGCTCTTCCCCCTGTACCTGATGACTGTCCAACACCCATGGGTGTGAAAG GCAAGAAAGAGCTTCCTGATTCAAAAGAGATTGTGGAAAAGTTTCTTCTGCGAAGAAAGTTCATTCCTGATCCCCAAGGCACCAATATGATGTTTGCATTCTTTGCCCAGCACTTTACCCATCAATTTTTCAAGACAGATCATAAGCGAGGACCAGCTTTCACCAAAGGATTGGGCCATGGG GTGGACTTAAATCATGTTTATGGGGAAACTTTGGATAGACAACATAAACTGCGCCTTTTCAaggatggaaaaatgaaatatcag GTAATTGATGGAGAGGTGTATCCTCCTACCGTCAAAGATACTCAGGTCGAGATGATCTACCCACCTCATGTTCCTGAACACCTGCAGTTTGCTGTGGGCCAGGAGGTCTTTGGTCTGGTGCCTGGTCTGATGATGTATGCCACCATTTGGCTGCGGGAGCATAACAGAGTGTGTGATGTGCTTAAACAGGAGCACCCAGAATGGGATGATGAGCGGTTATTCCAGACGAGCAGGCTAATACTTATAG GAGAAACCATTAAGATTGTGATTGAAGACTATGTACAACACTTGAGTGGCTATCACTTCAAGCTGAAGTTTGACCCAGAGCTGCTTTTCAACCAACAATTCCAGTACCAAAACCGCATTGCTGCTGAGTTTAACACACTCTACCACTGGCATCCCCTCCTGCCTGACACCTTGCAAATAGATGACCAGGAGTACAATTTTCAACAGTTTATCTACAACAACTCTATATTATTGGAACATGGCCTTACCCAGTTTGTGGAATCATTCAGCAGGCAAATTGCTGGCAGG GTTGCCGGTGGCAGGAATGTTCCAGCTGCAGTACAACAAGTAGCAAAAGCTTCGATTGACCAGAGCAGACAGATGAAATACCAGTCTCTTAATGAGTATCGCAAACGCTTTAGGCTGAAGCCCTATACATCATTCGAAGAACTTACAG gagagaaggaaatggCTGCGGGGTTGGAGGCCCTTTATGGTGATATTGATGCCATGGAGCTGTATCCTGCCCTCTTGGTAGAAAAGCCTCGTCCAGATGCCATCTTTGGTGAGACCATGGTAGAAATGGGAGCACCATTCTCCTTGAAAGGACTTATGGGTAATCCCATCTGTTCACCTGACTACTGGAAGCCTAGCACCTTTGGTGGAGAAGTAGGCTTTAAAATCATCAACACTGCCTCAATCCAGTCTCTCATCTGCAATAACGTGAAGGGCTGTCCATTCACTGCATTCTCTGTTCAAGACGGACAACTCACCAAAACAGTCACCATTAATGCAAGCTCTTCGCACTCCGGTCTAGATGACATCAATCCCACAGTCCTACTGAAAGAACGGTCAACTGAACTATAG